In Paraburkholderia youngii, the genomic stretch CGTGCCCGGACATGCGACGCGCAGTGTGGACCAACTGCTGCTCGTCGTGAGCAAGGCCGCGCAGATCAATCGGCCGACGCTGGCGATCTCGCTCTTCGTGGTGGCTGCGATTCTCGTCTGCAAGCGTTTCTGGCCGCGCCTGCCGGTGCCGTTGATCGCGGTCGTCGGAGGCATTGCCGCGAGCGACCTGTTCGGATTCGCCGCGCACGGCATCTCGATTCTCGGTCCGGTGGAGGGCGGCTTGCCGCCGCTGCGAGTTCCGTCGGTGACGTGGCAGCAGACGCTCGATCTCGTGCCGGTCGCGGCGTCGTGCTTCGTGATGATCGTCGCGCAAAGCGCCGCCGCGAGCCGGGTGTTCGCCGAGCGCTATCACGAGGTGGTCGATACCAACGCGGACCTGCTCGGCATCGCGGCCGCCAACGCGGCGGCGGCGTTTTCCGGCGCGTTCGTCGTCAACGGCAGCCCGACGCAGACCGCGATGGCCGATCGAGCCGGCACACGCAGCCAGTTCGCGCAGCTCGTGTTCGCTGCGGTCGTGGTGATCGTGCTGCTGTTTTTCAGCCGCTATCTGCAGTATTTGCCCCACTGCATTCTCGCGAGCATCGTGTTTACGATTGCGGTCGGCCTGATCAACGTGCAGTCGCTCTTTTCGATTCGCCGCGAAAGTCCCGGCGAATTCGCGCTAGCGTTGTTCACGGCGGCGGCGGTCGTGCTGATCGGCGTCGAGCACGGCATTCTGGTTGCGGTCGCGTTGTCGTTGCTGCGTCACGTGCGACACAGCTACCGCCCGCACACGATGATGCTCGCGCCCAATGGCGACGGCATGTGGGTGCCGGTGCCGGCGGTGCCCGGCATCGAGACCGCGCCGGGGCTGATCGTCTATCGCTTCGGCGCCGACCTGTTCTACGCGAACGATCATTTTTTCGTCGACGATGCGCGCCGCCTGATCGAGCACGCACCGAACGCCGTGCGCTGGTTCGTCGTCGATGCGAGCGCGATTACGGATGTCGATTATTCGGCGGCGCGCTCGGTGGGCGAGTTGTGCGCGGCGCTCAAGCGCGATCGGATCGAAGTGGTCTTTGCGCGCGTGAATCGTTATTTGCGCTCGGATATGGATCGGCATGGCATCACGCCGATCGTCGAGGAGCGCTGCATTTTCGGCACGCTGCATGAGGCGCTGAGCATGGCGGGGGTGGAGAAGCCGCATGAGCAGGTGAAGGGAGCGCCATAACGGGGAGGGCGCGTGCGGTATCGGAACGAGCAAAAAGTTGGTAGCAAACGTTGTCTGCGCCTCATTTTTTGTCGCCTGGCTGGATTAGGCTGATCTTTCGCTGCGATTAGCAGATATTAATTACAAAAACATGAACAGCTTCGACTCGACCATCGAAACATATCTGTCCAGCATACGCTTCGGTCATTTCACGACCCAATCGATACAAGCCATCGCCGACCTGTACTCCTTTAAAGGCTTGGTATTGATTCCGGTGCTTTGGTGGATCTGGTTTCAACGGGACGAACGCGCCCAATGGCGGCGCGAAATCGTGCTCGCGACGCTTCTCAGCGGTGTCGTGGCGCTCTTCGTCGGAAGGCTGCTGTCGCACTGGTTGCCATTTAGAGTGCGTCCCATCTATAACCCCGAACTTCATCTGCAGTTCGCACGCGGCGCGACCAAGGCTGCGCAGTTGTCGGATTGGAGTTCGTTCCCGAGCGATCACGCGATGCTATGGATGGCTATCGCCACCGGCATCTTCCTCGTGTGGCGGGGCATCGGCGTGCTGGCGCTTCTCTATACCGCGCTGTTCATTTGCCTTCCGCGCGCCTATCTCGGCTTTCACTATCCGACCGATTTGCTGGTGGGCGCCGCGCTGGGAATCGGGATCACGTTGATCCTGACGCGCGATGCGATTCGCAAGCGCTACGCGACCCCGGTGCTGCGATGGATCGAACGCTATCGGGGACCTTCGGCAATACTCGCCTTCCTTCTCTGCCTTCAACTCGTCACGCAGTTCGAAGAGTTGCGTGCTCTGGCGAGCGGCGTGTTCAAGCATCTATGACCCGCCCGGCGCCTCGCTTTCAGTGAGCTGAGATTAGCGAGCACCCTCTATTGCCATCTCATGCAATATTCTGTCTAATGAAATCAGAATAAAACGTCCGATTCATTCGAATCGCTGACACAGTCGACGGGGGTTCACTTCATGTACTCTCTGCTGCCGCTCAAGGCCCAGGTGTGTCGTCACGCGCGAACGCTCGCCGGGTATTTTCCAGCTCCATTTACACGCGACGAATCAAGCGGTGTCGACATCCTCGGTGTGATGACGCCGAGGCTGCTGAACGGGACCACGCTGCTGAACCTCAACTATGGCGAAGTTGACCGCTTCACCGACAAAACCCGCGCGACGGGCACCTTGTTCGTCGCGATAGGCGACGACTTCGTGCGCGTCGCCACTTCGGTCAAAAGGCAAACCGGCGAGCGGGCCGTGGGCACGGTACTCGACCGCTCGCACCCCGGCTATCGGATGCTGCGCAGCGGGCAGCCCTACACCGGTTACGCGACGCTATTCGGCAAGCAATACATGACACGGTACGAGCCGATCCGGGACAGTTCCGGCGACGTAATCGGCGCGCTATACGTCGGCCTCGATGTCAGCGAGGTGTGGAACCTGTCGATCGGAGCCAGGCTCGCGCTGCTGACCCTCGCCGCGAATACCGTACTCCTGCTGGGCTATGGTCGGCTGCTGCAGGCAGTGATCCTCCCGGACCAGGCGAGGAGCCCCGTCGGGGCGTCGCCGCCTTTCCTGCCAACCGCGGTGATCGGCTTCGGGCTGCTCGGCGCGCTGCTGGTCAGCGCGCTGGTCTACGTGACGACCCGGCGCGGTCTCGGCATGCAACTGCTCGAAGCGAAGGCCGCCGCGGAAAAATTGGCGGCCGGCGACTTGACCGCGCAAGTGCATGTCAGCCGGCGCGACGAACTGGGCCAGTTGATGCAGGCGATGAACGGCATCAGTGTCGGCCTCGCCTCGGTAGTCGGCAACGTGCGACGCGCGTCCGATATGATCGCGCTGGGCGCGCGCGAGATTGCCGCCGGCAACGCGGAGCTGTCGTCCCGCACCGAGGCGCAGGCCGGCTCGCTCGAGCAAACCGCTTCGACGATGGAGCAATTGACTGCGATGGTCCGCGCCAATGCCGAACGCGCTTCGCACGCCAACCAGCACATCGCGTCGGCCTCCGATCTCGCGGTCAAAGGCGGCACCGTGGTGGGCCATGTGGTCACCACCATGTCGCTGATCCGCGGCAGTTCACACAAGATCGTCGACATCATCAGCATGATCGATTCGATCGCCTTTCAAACCAATATCCTGGCTTTGAACGCGGCCGTCGAGGCGGCGCGCGCCGGCGACCAGGGGCGCGGCTTTGCGGTCGTCGCCGCCGAAGTGCGCAGCCTGGCCCAACGCAGCGCGACGGCCGCCAAGGAAATCAAGGCGCTGATCACCGACTCGGTCGGCAACGTCAACGCAGGCGGAGAACTGGTCGACCAGGCTGGCCGGGACATGACCGAAATCGTTACGGCGGTCGATAGTGTGGTCACCTTGATGGGTGAGATCACCCACGCGAGCAACGAGCAAAGTACCGGCATCGGCGAAATCAATCGCGCGATCGGACACATGGACGAGATGACCCAGCAAAACGTTGCTCTGGTGGAGCAGGTGGCAGCCGCGGCGGCCAGCATGCAGGAACAGGCGTCCACGTTGGAGGATGCCGTGCAGGTTTTTCGGCTGGTAGGTGACGGGCCAAACTGATCATCGCGGTCAGTGCCGCAAGCAGCGCCCGCACTTTCCTGCACTAGAATGGGTTATTGCCGACGTCGTAACGTATCTGGTCAGCACGACGTGCAGGATTCTCGTTGGAGGAATGCCATGCCGACTTACCGGTACAGGTGCGAGAAGTGCGGTGAGATGTTCGAACATGCCGAGCATCTTGCTGAACATGAAAACGCTCATCCCGCTTGCCCGAAGTGCGGAAGCGAGAAGGTCCAGCACATACCCACGCCATTTGTGCCGAAAACGTCCCGAAAGAGCTGAAATCTGTCTTCGCGGTTCTCAATGACGTTCGAACGTGGGTTCTCGCCTAACGACGGATCTTCGCTCGCCGATTCTCGCCGTCGCCTCGTGGAGATTGGGGGACCTGGCTCGGAGCGTGCAAATCTGGCAACAGGCTGCGATGTAAGCGCGCAAGTATCGTGCCGCCGATCGCATGGAGGCCCGTAGCGGCCGCCCGGCAGAACTTGCTATGAATTGATCCCAGACATTGCAGCCACAGTATCTGCTTACCGCTCAAGCCGCACCACCGTGGTGGCCGCCCCAGAGCCGCAAAGCGGGAGCAGTGCTTCAAATCCGACGAACCGTTGAAATAGCCCTCGAATTGCCGCGAGGGCAGAAAAGAGTTCTGCACGAAAGCCCAACGGACGAAGAGAAATCACTTTCCCACCCCCGACCTTCTGCAGGGGGCTGGGCCGACGTATGCTGGAAATCCATGTGACTCGACTCTAATACTCGCCATGGATACGCGAGATGCGTTCGATATATCGCTAAGCGAAGTCGATTCGGCGTTCGAGGCCTTGGAACTAGCCCGTGCCACCTCGGGCGAGGATTCACTCGCTTACACCGAGGCGTGCGAGCGGTATCGCATTACGATTCTCAGGTGGAAGTCAATTTACGCGTTGCTGGCTGCCAATGGAGCGCGAGCC encodes the following:
- a CDS encoding phosphatase PAP2 family protein; this encodes MNSFDSTIETYLSSIRFGHFTTQSIQAIADLYSFKGLVLIPVLWWIWFQRDERAQWRREIVLATLLSGVVALFVGRLLSHWLPFRVRPIYNPELHLQFARGATKAAQLSDWSSFPSDHAMLWMAIATGIFLVWRGIGVLALLYTALFICLPRAYLGFHYPTDLLVGAALGIGITLILTRDAIRKRYATPVLRWIERYRGPSAILAFLLCLQLVTQFEELRALASGVFKHL
- a CDS encoding SulP family inorganic anion transporter, which encodes MRDSLQKMAARASVLKGVLPLSRIAAARDALAGVQLASMDIPQVLGYARIAGMPAVTGLYTVFLPLVAFAFFGASRHLVVAADSATATIFASRLETMAAASSAEYAALAAMVALLTAGLLLVARIFKLGFLADFLSRTVLVGFLAGVGVQVGIAMLADMLGVPGHATRSVDQLLLVVSKAAQINRPTLAISLFVVAAILVCKRFWPRLPVPLIAVVGGIAASDLFGFAAHGISILGPVEGGLPPLRVPSVTWQQTLDLVPVAASCFVMIVAQSAAASRVFAERYHEVVDTNADLLGIAAANAAAAFSGAFVVNGSPTQTAMADRAGTRSQFAQLVFAAVVVIVLLFFSRYLQYLPHCILASIVFTIAVGLINVQSLFSIRRESPGEFALALFTAAAVVLIGVEHGILVAVALSLLRHVRHSYRPHTMMLAPNGDGMWVPVPAVPGIETAPGLIVYRFGADLFYANDHFFVDDARRLIEHAPNAVRWFVVDASAITDVDYSAARSVGELCAALKRDRIEVVFARVNRYLRSDMDRHGITPIVEERCIFGTLHEALSMAGVEKPHEQVKGAP
- a CDS encoding methyl-accepting chemotaxis protein, which codes for MYSLLPLKAQVCRHARTLAGYFPAPFTRDESSGVDILGVMTPRLLNGTTLLNLNYGEVDRFTDKTRATGTLFVAIGDDFVRVATSVKRQTGERAVGTVLDRSHPGYRMLRSGQPYTGYATLFGKQYMTRYEPIRDSSGDVIGALYVGLDVSEVWNLSIGARLALLTLAANTVLLLGYGRLLQAVILPDQARSPVGASPPFLPTAVIGFGLLGALLVSALVYVTTRRGLGMQLLEAKAAAEKLAAGDLTAQVHVSRRDELGQLMQAMNGISVGLASVVGNVRRASDMIALGAREIAAGNAELSSRTEAQAGSLEQTASTMEQLTAMVRANAERASHANQHIASASDLAVKGGTVVGHVVTTMSLIRGSSHKIVDIISMIDSIAFQTNILALNAAVEAARAGDQGRGFAVVAAEVRSLAQRSATAAKEIKALITDSVGNVNAGGELVDQAGRDMTEIVTAVDSVVTLMGEITHASNEQSTGIGEINRAIGHMDEMTQQNVALVEQVAAAAASMQEQASTLEDAVQVFRLVGDGPN
- a CDS encoding FmdB family zinc ribbon protein, with product MPTYRYRCEKCGEMFEHAEHLAEHENAHPACPKCGSEKVQHIPTPFVPKTSRKS